A genomic stretch from Pseudomonadota bacterium includes:
- a CDS encoding homoserine kinase — protein MLEQVTVFAPGTVGNVGAGFDVLGLALEAIGDVVHARRVQRSKGVRLLRIEGADLPLSADNTAVVAARGALELVEADFGVELVLDKGLPIGSGLGSSGAAAAAAATAVNLLAGSPLAPERLVAVCAEAERVASGAPHTDNVAPALLGGVVLQGPCGRSIRIETELDLGIALVTPVQPLETRRARQAIPRDISLESAIFNSSMLATLVYALASNDVGLLRGSVQDRIAEPHRAPLIAGFSEAKRAALAAGALGASISGSGPTIFALCDDLERASTVHKAMSAALHALDVAHVPRTSGIDRRGAHPLPV, from the coding sequence GTGCTGGAACAGGTCACGGTCTTTGCCCCCGGCACGGTGGGCAACGTCGGCGCCGGGTTCGACGTATTGGGACTCGCCCTGGAGGCGATCGGGGACGTGGTGCACGCGCGCCGCGTACAGCGGTCCAAGGGCGTGCGTCTGCTTCGCATCGAGGGCGCGGACCTGCCGCTGAGCGCGGACAACACCGCGGTCGTTGCGGCGCGCGGTGCGCTGGAGCTGGTTGAAGCGGATTTCGGCGTCGAGCTCGTACTCGACAAAGGCTTGCCGATCGGTTCGGGCCTGGGCTCGTCGGGCGCTGCTGCTGCTGCCGCTGCCACCGCTGTCAATCTGCTGGCAGGCTCGCCCCTGGCGCCCGAACGACTCGTGGCAGTCTGTGCGGAGGCAGAGCGAGTCGCTTCGGGCGCGCCGCATACCGACAACGTCGCGCCCGCGTTGCTGGGCGGCGTGGTGCTTCAGGGCCCCTGTGGTCGCTCGATCCGCATCGAGACCGAGCTGGATCTCGGGATCGCCTTGGTCACGCCGGTGCAGCCGCTCGAGACCCGTCGGGCGCGCCAAGCCATTCCAAGGGATATCTCGCTAGAGTCCGCTATCTTCAACAGCAGCATGCTTGCGACCTTGGTCTACGCTCTTGCCAGCAACGATGTCGGGCTGTTGCGTGGCAGCGTGCAAGACCGCATCGCCGAGCCCCATAGAGCTCCCTTGATTGCGGGATTCTCCGAAGCGAAACGAGCCGCGCTGGCGGCGGGGGCGCTCGGCGCTTCCATCTCGGGTTCTGGGCCCACGATCTTTGCGCTATGCGACGACCTCGAACGTGCCTCCACGGTCCACAAGGCCATGAGCGCGGCGCTGCACGCGCTCGACGTCGCCCATGTGCCTCGCACGAGCGGCATTGACCGGCGCGGCGCCCACCCGCTTCCGGTTTGA